A genomic segment from Comamonas terrigena NBRC 13299 encodes:
- a CDS encoding effector-associated domain EAD1-containing protein: protein MRIHKAWYGPKGGHALLYCTDPGLQSTFRQAAWLTDLPGNAPTGLTWAPYFRTAIHDDYFVLVHTRPSQASDRAGMVDSVAAFVPLNELPQVPDLRALASNVRESHDNQTPAPFEATADAQEVTGTPQPMLLSIAEALISATARPVVHVGQEGFDEIMMDLLQLVPRQLRREILFSLSFSPGEPGSPFAVATPREQASRFAPAQVLKPSETSPTARVAAILNRQEGRPLLEFVQQAGFDLQSPGAFILLERAFQLWTDSTSVENAITLVRLLAAKSSDVPTARELRGAALDRLISTSEQWTPTDVLAMRNLQLERFESDALAQALQDWIVRRVGSMRGLLPEDHQLLAQASRAAAQQNWWNQRAQGGLALACNATPAAMSSLAWGAIVALPQDIEPVISFLLKQTLLTALSENTPTTLATAVAQKVAQVSAGHQAWELCGAALAAAYSPAEALREVLKVATTKVARRAAIEQALKNATPTELLALAVSEDLEEVTVLAAKAVVSRPSLIGDFDWTSPVWFDILQRVVDKRRSAVAEVPNRVKGLQSIITASLTSERIWTPLVNMGLADLSKVPNRADAWELIPNKLQRDTLSLTAKGWIASLLDGSAQMAALEEPLGGEARKMLRSSNVLTTVAQKHPALFISVINEVHPCSDHDCVSLLDSFASNGRWLAPALASAIGALIRERLWRSAASRAASLAQTRDEFLVVCKECLDVMSLWDWFPLSLRVGRALQVREDDAWKIFEETLAKLYPSGPTDQEVWSRSGGRNEELIQEGNGIAQWHRCLKQVRSGNGPLLSKLLNTALQDFSNNSVLQILRDNRALG, encoded by the coding sequence ATGCGAATTCACAAAGCATGGTACGGCCCCAAGGGCGGGCACGCGCTGCTGTATTGCACAGACCCTGGCCTGCAGTCGACGTTCAGACAGGCTGCTTGGCTCACGGACTTACCGGGCAATGCTCCGACCGGGCTGACCTGGGCTCCCTACTTTCGCACCGCAATTCACGATGACTACTTCGTGCTGGTGCATACGCGACCCAGCCAAGCCTCAGACAGAGCTGGCATGGTCGATTCGGTGGCTGCATTCGTGCCACTGAACGAGCTACCTCAAGTTCCCGACCTGAGAGCGTTGGCTTCAAACGTGCGGGAGTCTCACGACAACCAAACGCCGGCCCCCTTTGAGGCAACCGCAGACGCGCAGGAGGTGACGGGCACGCCGCAACCAATGCTTCTGAGCATCGCTGAAGCACTGATTTCGGCGACCGCGCGGCCGGTAGTGCATGTCGGACAAGAGGGTTTCGATGAAATCATGATGGACCTTCTGCAACTGGTTCCAAGGCAGCTACGCAGGGAGATTCTGTTCAGCCTCAGTTTTTCTCCGGGAGAACCTGGCTCACCATTCGCCGTGGCAACACCGCGTGAGCAGGCATCGCGCTTTGCGCCAGCGCAAGTGCTCAAGCCGTCTGAGACGAGCCCGACAGCGCGTGTGGCGGCTATTCTGAATCGGCAAGAAGGCAGGCCTTTGCTGGAGTTCGTACAACAAGCCGGCTTTGACTTGCAGTCACCTGGCGCGTTTATCCTGTTGGAGCGGGCCTTCCAGCTCTGGACAGATTCGACGAGCGTTGAGAATGCAATCACCTTGGTGCGCCTTTTGGCAGCCAAGTCGTCCGATGTGCCAACAGCGCGCGAGCTTAGGGGAGCAGCACTCGACCGCCTAATATCGACTTCGGAACAGTGGACGCCAACAGACGTTCTTGCAATGCGCAACCTGCAACTCGAGCGCTTCGAATCCGACGCGCTGGCCCAAGCACTGCAGGATTGGATAGTGCGAAGGGTGGGCAGCATGCGTGGCCTGCTGCCTGAAGACCATCAGCTTCTTGCACAAGCGTCACGCGCAGCGGCGCAGCAGAATTGGTGGAACCAGCGGGCTCAAGGTGGGCTTGCGTTGGCGTGCAATGCAACGCCTGCCGCGATGAGCTCTCTCGCATGGGGCGCGATTGTGGCCTTGCCGCAAGACATCGAGCCGGTTATCAGCTTCCTCCTAAAGCAGACGTTGCTGACTGCGCTTTCGGAGAACACGCCGACCACTTTGGCCACCGCGGTTGCCCAGAAGGTAGCGCAGGTCAGTGCAGGTCATCAAGCGTGGGAGCTGTGCGGCGCAGCTTTAGCCGCTGCATACTCCCCTGCCGAAGCACTGCGCGAAGTCCTCAAGGTCGCGACGACGAAGGTCGCGCGGCGGGCTGCCATCGAACAGGCACTCAAAAACGCAACGCCCACCGAGCTTTTGGCACTCGCAGTGAGCGAAGACCTAGAAGAGGTTACCGTCCTGGCGGCTAAGGCCGTGGTGAGCCGTCCCAGCCTGATCGGGGATTTCGATTGGACCTCTCCCGTCTGGTTTGACATCCTGCAGCGTGTTGTCGACAAGCGCCGCAGTGCCGTGGCTGAGGTGCCCAACCGTGTAAAGGGGCTTCAGAGCATCATCACGGCGAGTTTGACTTCCGAGCGCATCTGGACTCCTCTGGTCAACATGGGCTTGGCGGACCTCTCGAAGGTGCCTAACCGAGCTGATGCTTGGGAACTCATACCCAACAAACTCCAGAGGGACACCCTCTCACTCACCGCCAAAGGCTGGATTGCCTCACTACTCGATGGCTCCGCACAAATGGCAGCACTGGAGGAACCACTAGGTGGCGAAGCGCGAAAAATGCTTCGAAGCTCCAATGTGCTGACAACGGTTGCCCAGAAACACCCAGCGCTTTTCATCAGTGTTATCAATGAGGTGCACCCGTGCAGCGACCACGACTGTGTCAGCCTGCTCGATTCCTTCGCCAGCAATGGACGATGGCTGGCACCTGCGCTAGCCTCGGCGATTGGTGCTCTTATCAGGGAGCGACTCTGGCGTTCAGCAGCTTCGCGCGCTGCGAGTTTGGCTCAAACGCGCGACGAGTTCCTTGTAGTTTGCAAAGAGTGCTTGGACGTTATGTCGTTGTGGGACTGGTTTCCATTGTCTCTGCGCGTTGGCAGGGCCTTACAGGTCCGTGAGGACGATGCCTGGAAAATTTTCGAGGAGACGCTGGCAAAGCTGTATCCCAGCGGCCCTACCGACCAAGAGGTCTGGAGCAGAAGCGGCGGGCGCAACGAGGAGCTAATTCAAGAAGGGAATGGCATCGCACAGTGGCATCGCTGCCTCAAGCAAGTACGCTCGGGAAATGGGCCACTGCTCTCTAAGTTGCTGAACACGGCTCTTCAGGACTTCAGCAACAACTCTGTACTGCAGATTTTGCGCGACAACCGCGCGTTAGGCTAG
- a CDS encoding caspase family protein, with translation MSKSFHSGRAFIVGIGDYDNLSDLGLAPVYDADDVEKLLVSPKHCGYPTANVRILRNREASRSAIIAGLQELAAQSQPNDTVVVYFSGHGAQRTAGPDVGTYLCPPEFDSTRPRETGIEAEELSDLLQGIKAERLLVLIDACRSGAVARIKAEEGEDLLKWEFGGQRLDKLAVGNGRVIISASEAHQNSMILGRYRNSLFTHFVLKGLQGGVDDRSDGLIHVLDLFHYVAQQVTTERGDQNPVLTTRTQDNFPVALRKGGLLKSEDGSGDDAREQEPGNAGADPKEVEDLMVILYPQGPTDREIWSRADGDIASLRAGSTGRAAWHAALRTLALGGGGAITMDSLLKEAAAEYGNNPQLRSLLDARRS, from the coding sequence GTGAGCAAGTCTTTTCACTCGGGTCGCGCTTTCATCGTCGGGATCGGCGACTACGACAATCTTTCGGACCTGGGACTTGCTCCCGTTTACGACGCTGACGACGTCGAGAAGCTGCTGGTTAGCCCGAAGCACTGCGGTTACCCCACAGCCAATGTGCGGATTCTTCGAAATCGTGAGGCATCCCGCAGTGCAATCATCGCTGGCCTCCAGGAATTGGCCGCCCAGTCTCAGCCCAATGACACAGTCGTCGTCTACTTCTCGGGCCACGGCGCGCAACGCACGGCAGGCCCAGATGTGGGGACATACCTGTGCCCGCCCGAATTCGACAGCACGCGACCGCGCGAGACAGGCATCGAAGCAGAGGAGCTTTCGGACCTGCTCCAGGGAATCAAGGCCGAGCGCCTGCTTGTCCTGATAGATGCCTGCCGCTCCGGAGCGGTGGCCCGCATCAAAGCCGAGGAAGGCGAGGATTTATTGAAGTGGGAGTTCGGCGGCCAGCGGCTTGACAAGCTCGCTGTTGGCAACGGGCGCGTCATCATCTCTGCAAGCGAAGCACACCAGAACTCGATGATTCTCGGGCGTTACCGCAACAGCCTATTCACCCACTTTGTGCTCAAGGGCCTTCAGGGCGGCGTTGACGACCGCTCGGACGGCCTCATTCACGTTCTTGACCTTTTTCACTATGTCGCACAACAGGTCACTACCGAGCGTGGCGACCAGAACCCAGTGCTGACAACGAGGACGCAAGACAACTTCCCGGTTGCGCTGCGTAAAGGAGGTTTGCTCAAGTCCGAAGATGGGTCTGGCGACGACGCCAGGGAGCAGGAGCCTGGCAATGCGGGGGCGGACCCAAAAGAAGTCGAAGACCTGATGGTGATCCTGTATCCGCAGGGCCCCACTGACCGAGAGATTTGGTCACGTGCTGATGGAGACATTGCAAGCCTACGTGCAGGCAGCACAGGGCGTGCCGCCTGGCATGCTGCACTGCGCACGCTCGCCCTGGGCGGTGGCGGCGCTATCACGATGGACTCCCTCCTGAAAGAAGCAGCTGCTGAATACGGAAACAATCCTCAATTGCGCAGCCTGCTTGACGCCCGACGATCTTGA
- a CDS encoding TetR/AcrR family transcriptional regulator produces MTVSAPDDNRLLAALALALVQKPRASLQELAKAVGISKATLYRFCRTREELIDRLMAHGTALLHATADLVEIEEGSPIQVLPKLIAAQLEHRELMAFMIYYWRPDALDNPAQAAQWDEFTHRMDAFFLRGQREGAFRIDISAAALSEAFGGLFCGLVDAERNGRVARTSIAPTLEALFLKGASA; encoded by the coding sequence ATGACCGTGTCCGCACCGGATGACAACCGTTTGCTCGCCGCCCTGGCGTTGGCGCTGGTGCAGAAGCCCCGCGCTTCGCTGCAGGAACTGGCCAAGGCGGTGGGCATCAGCAAGGCCACGCTCTACCGCTTCTGCCGCACGCGGGAGGAGCTGATCGACCGGCTGATGGCGCACGGCACGGCGCTGCTGCACGCCACGGCCGACCTGGTGGAGATCGAAGAGGGCTCGCCCATCCAGGTGCTGCCCAAGCTCATCGCGGCGCAGCTGGAACACCGCGAGCTGATGGCGTTCATGATCTATTACTGGCGGCCCGATGCGCTGGACAACCCGGCCCAAGCCGCGCAGTGGGACGAGTTCACCCACCGCATGGACGCCTTCTTCCTGCGCGGCCAGCGCGAAGGCGCGTTTCGCATCGACATCTCGGCCGCCGCCCTGAGCGAAGCCTTTGGCGGCCTGTTCTGCGGCCTGGTCGACGCCGAACGCAATGGCCGCGTGGCCCGCACCAGCATCGCGCCCACGCTGGAAGCCCTGTTCCTCAAGGGGGCGTCTGCGTGA
- a CDS encoding efflux RND transporter periplasmic adaptor subunit: MAWNERRLPVAVAAMAVAGFLTACSQGHTEAGGPPGGPAVVEVQAAGTRALSLGEELPGRVEATRVAEVRARVAGIVLSKNFVEGSDVKAGQLLFKIDPAPYRTALARAKAELAKAEAAVADADAVVRRYSPLAKLEAVSQQEFDTAQATLKSAQAARQSAVADVDTAQLNLDYTSVVAPIAGRIGRGLVTEGALVGQNEATAMAVIQQLNPVYVDFTQAAAEVMKARAQGAATAATRLSVTIEGTDQTRDGKLLFANASVDKTTGQIALRGEFANPDGLLLPGMYVRVKMANAEPTQAVVVPQRAVKRAADGKPLVMVLGQDGKVAAMPVETGRMVGPDWHITAGLQGGERVIVGGAPVNPGDAATAAGAPEAPAAADAPAAPGASAAAPAAAAAQAPAAQADAKGSAGT; encoded by the coding sequence ATGGCGTGGAATGAACGGCGGTTGCCGGTGGCGGTGGCAGCAATGGCGGTGGCGGGCTTTTTGACGGCTTGCAGCCAGGGGCATACGGAAGCCGGAGGCCCGCCGGGCGGCCCGGCCGTGGTGGAGGTACAGGCCGCGGGCACGCGCGCCTTGTCTCTGGGTGAGGAACTGCCCGGGCGCGTGGAAGCAACCCGTGTGGCCGAAGTGCGCGCCCGGGTGGCGGGCATTGTGCTGAGCAAGAACTTTGTGGAAGGCTCGGACGTCAAGGCCGGGCAGCTGCTGTTCAAGATCGACCCGGCCCCCTACCGGACGGCGCTGGCCCGCGCCAAGGCCGAACTGGCAAAAGCGGAAGCCGCTGTGGCCGACGCCGATGCCGTGGTGCGGCGCTACAGCCCGCTGGCCAAGCTGGAGGCCGTGAGCCAGCAGGAGTTCGACACCGCCCAGGCCACGCTCAAGAGCGCCCAGGCGGCGCGCCAGTCTGCGGTGGCCGATGTGGACACGGCGCAGCTGAACCTGGACTACACCAGCGTGGTGGCACCCATTGCCGGGCGCATTGGCCGGGGGCTGGTGACCGAAGGCGCCCTGGTGGGACAGAACGAGGCCACGGCCATGGCCGTGATCCAGCAGCTGAACCCCGTCTATGTGGACTTCACCCAGGCCGCTGCCGAGGTGATGAAGGCCCGGGCACAGGGCGCCGCTACGGCGGCCACGCGTCTGTCGGTCACCATTGAAGGCACCGACCAGACGCGCGACGGCAAGCTGCTGTTTGCCAATGCCTCGGTCGACAAGACCACCGGACAGATTGCGCTGCGCGGCGAGTTTGCCAACCCCGACGGCCTGCTGCTGCCCGGCATGTATGTGCGCGTGAAGATGGCCAACGCCGAACCGACCCAGGCCGTGGTCGTGCCCCAGCGTGCCGTGAAGCGCGCCGCTGACGGCAAGCCGCTGGTGATGGTGCTGGGCCAGGACGGCAAGGTGGCTGCGATGCCAGTGGAAACCGGGCGCATGGTGGGCCCGGACTGGCACATCACCGCCGGCCTGCAGGGGGGCGAGCGGGTGATTGTGGGCGGCGCCCCGGTCAACCCTGGCGATGCGGCCACCGCCGCCGGTGCCCCTGAAGCACCTGCAGCAGCTGACGCACCGGCAGCGCCCGGCGCATCTGCTGCCGCTCCTGCGGCTGCGGCAGCGCAAGCGCCCGCTGCGCAGGCCGATGCCAAAGGATCTGCCGGCACCTGA
- a CDS encoding multidrug efflux RND transporter permease subunit — translation MSKFFIGRPNFAWVVAIFITLAGVLSIPSLPVSQFPVVAPPQITVAATYPGASAKDVSESVTSILEEEINGAKGMLYFESSSSNASAEITVTFKPGMDADLAQVDVQNRLKKAEARLPSAVTQQGLQVEQANAGFLLIYSLRYKAEDSSKDVVELADYAARRINNEIRRIPGVGKLQFFSSEAAMRVWVDPQKLLGYGLSIADVNSAIAAQNVQVPAGSFGSRPGTAEQELTATLAVKGMLESPEEFGRIVLRANTDGSAVRLGDVARLEIGRQDYSVESRQDGRKAVAAAVQLAPGANALQTADAVKARLNELSAAFPADIEHSIAYDTSLFVKVAIEKVIYTLLEAMVLVFLVMLLFLQNLRYTLIPTIVVPVCLMGTFAVMSLLGFSVNMMTMFGMVLAIGILVDDAIVVVENVERIMTEEGLSPAAATVKAMSQVSGAIVGITLVLAAVFLPLAFMSGSVGVIYQQFSLSLAVSILFSGFLALTFTPALCATLLKPVAMGHHDTKRGFFGWFNRSFERLTGRFEALNHRLLRRTGRYMVIYAALVGVLGWMYVRVPESFVPSEDQGYMIVDMQLPPGASYARTEALVKDVEQYLAERKTLSSSFSVLGFSFSGTGQNAALGFPTFKDWSERKGAGESAADEAGALNARFAGNPDGTVMAVTPPPIEGLGNAGGFSLRLQDRGGVGREVLTQALGTLLYKANTSPVIAYAMMEGLADAPQLRLDVDRAKAQALGVGFDTISTALSTAFGSATVNDFANAGRLQRVVVQADVRDRSTPESILTLHVPNRAGDQVPLSAFVTAQWENGPVQISRYNGYQAFKIGGDARPGYSTGEAMAELERIMKELPEGIGYEWTGLSYQERFAGAQAPILFALAILVVFLLLVALYESWAIPASVMLIVPIGALGSVLAVTVAGLTNDVYFKVGLITVIGLAAKNAILIVEFAKALREQGLSLVEAAVTAARLRFRPIVMTSLAFILGVVPLVIATGAGAASQRSLGTGVIGGMLSATLLGVVFVPVFFVWVLSLLGDRKGKKQQADAADGQTAPAAAE, via the coding sequence ATGTCCAAATTTTTCATTGGACGGCCCAACTTTGCCTGGGTTGTCGCAATCTTCATCACGCTGGCTGGCGTGTTGTCCATCCCGTCGCTACCGGTGTCACAGTTCCCGGTGGTGGCCCCGCCGCAGATCACCGTGGCGGCCACCTACCCTGGCGCTTCGGCCAAGGACGTGTCCGAATCGGTGACCAGCATCCTCGAAGAGGAAATCAACGGCGCCAAGGGCATGCTGTACTTCGAGTCGTCCAGCTCCAACGCCTCGGCCGAGATCACGGTCACCTTCAAGCCGGGGATGGACGCCGACCTGGCCCAGGTGGACGTGCAGAACCGCCTGAAAAAGGCCGAAGCACGCCTGCCGTCCGCCGTGACCCAGCAGGGTCTGCAGGTGGAGCAGGCCAATGCCGGCTTTCTGCTGATCTATTCGCTGCGCTATAAGGCCGAGGACAGCAGCAAGGACGTGGTCGAGCTGGCTGACTACGCAGCGCGCCGCATCAACAACGAGATCCGCCGCATCCCCGGTGTGGGCAAGCTGCAGTTCTTCAGCTCCGAAGCCGCCATGCGCGTGTGGGTGGATCCGCAGAAGCTGCTGGGCTACGGCCTGTCGATTGCCGACGTCAACAGCGCCATCGCGGCGCAGAACGTGCAGGTGCCGGCGGGCAGCTTTGGCAGCCGCCCCGGCACGGCCGAGCAGGAGCTGACGGCCACCTTGGCGGTCAAGGGCATGCTGGAGTCGCCCGAGGAGTTTGGCCGCATTGTGCTGCGCGCCAACACCGACGGCTCCGCCGTGCGCCTGGGCGATGTGGCGCGCCTGGAAATCGGCCGCCAGGACTACAGCGTGGAAAGCCGCCAGGACGGCCGCAAGGCCGTGGCCGCCGCGGTGCAGCTGGCGCCGGGCGCCAACGCGCTGCAGACCGCCGATGCGGTCAAGGCCCGGTTGAACGAGCTGTCGGCCGCCTTCCCCGCCGACATCGAGCATTCCATCGCCTACGACACTTCGCTGTTTGTGAAGGTGGCCATCGAGAAGGTCATCTACACCCTGCTGGAAGCCATGGTGCTGGTGTTCCTGGTGATGCTGCTGTTCCTGCAGAACCTGCGCTACACCTTGATCCCGACCATTGTGGTGCCGGTGTGCCTGATGGGCACCTTCGCCGTGATGTCGCTGCTGGGCTTTTCCGTCAACATGATGACCATGTTCGGCATGGTGCTGGCCATCGGCATTCTGGTGGACGACGCCATTGTGGTGGTGGAAAACGTCGAGCGCATCATGACCGAGGAAGGCCTGTCCCCGGCCGCGGCCACGGTGAAGGCCATGTCCCAGGTCAGCGGTGCCATCGTCGGCATCACCCTGGTGCTGGCCGCCGTGTTCCTGCCGCTGGCGTTCATGAGTGGCTCCGTAGGCGTGATCTACCAGCAGTTTTCGCTGTCGCTGGCGGTGTCCATTCTGTTCTCGGGCTTCCTGGCCCTGACGTTCACGCCGGCGCTGTGCGCCACCCTGCTCAAGCCGGTGGCCATGGGCCACCACGACACCAAGCGGGGCTTCTTTGGCTGGTTCAACCGCAGCTTTGAACGCCTGACCGGCCGCTTTGAAGCGCTGAACCACCGGCTGCTGCGCCGCACGGGCCGCTACATGGTGATCTACGCCGCCCTGGTGGGCGTGCTGGGCTGGATGTATGTGCGCGTGCCCGAGTCGTTTGTGCCTTCGGAAGACCAGGGCTACATGATTGTGGACATGCAGCTGCCCCCCGGCGCCAGCTACGCCCGCACGGAAGCACTGGTCAAGGATGTGGAGCAGTACCTGGCGGAACGCAAGACGCTGTCGTCGTCCTTCTCGGTGCTGGGCTTCAGCTTCTCGGGTACCGGGCAGAACGCGGCGCTGGGTTTTCCGACCTTCAAGGACTGGTCCGAGCGCAAGGGCGCGGGCGAGTCTGCGGCCGACGAGGCTGGCGCGCTGAACGCCCGCTTTGCGGGCAACCCCGACGGCACGGTGATGGCGGTGACCCCGCCGCCCATTGAAGGCCTGGGCAATGCGGGCGGCTTTTCGCTGCGCCTGCAGGACCGTGGCGGCGTGGGCCGTGAGGTGCTGACCCAGGCCCTGGGCACGCTGCTGTACAAGGCCAACACCTCCCCGGTCATTGCCTACGCGATGATGGAAGGCCTGGCCGACGCGCCCCAGCTGCGCCTGGATGTGGACCGCGCCAAGGCCCAGGCGCTGGGCGTGGGCTTTGACACCATCAGCACCGCCTTGTCGACGGCCTTTGGCTCCGCCACCGTGAACGACTTTGCCAACGCCGGCCGCCTGCAGCGGGTGGTGGTGCAGGCCGATGTGCGCGACCGCTCCACCCCGGAGAGCATCCTGACCCTGCACGTGCCCAACCGGGCCGGCGACCAGGTGCCGCTGAGCGCGTTTGTGACCGCGCAGTGGGAGAACGGCCCGGTCCAGATCTCGCGCTACAACGGCTACCAGGCTTTCAAGATCGGCGGCGACGCCCGCCCGGGCTACAGCACCGGTGAGGCCATGGCCGAGCTGGAACGCATCATGAAGGAGCTGCCCGAAGGCATTGGCTACGAATGGACCGGCCTGTCCTACCAGGAACGCTTTGCCGGTGCCCAGGCGCCCATTCTGTTTGCCCTGGCCATTCTGGTGGTGTTCCTGCTGCTGGTGGCGCTGTACGAAAGCTGGGCGATCCCCGCCTCCGTCATGCTGATCGTCCCCATCGGTGCCCTGGGCTCGGTGCTGGCCGTCACGGTGGCGGGCCTGACCAACGATGTGTACTTCAAGGTGGGGCTGATCACCGTGATCGGCCTGGCGGCGAAGAACGCCATCCTGATCGTCGAATTCGCCAAGGCGCTGCGCGAGCAAGGGCTCTCCCTGGTGGAAGCCGCCGTCACGGCCGCGCGCCTGCGCTTCCGCCCGATTGTGATGACCTCGCTGGCCTTCATCCTGGGCGTGGTGCCGCTGGTGATTGCCACCGGCGCGGGCGCTGCCAGCCAGCGTTCGCTGGGTACGGGGGTGATCGGCGGCATGCTGAGCGCCACCTTGCTGGGTGTGGTGTTCGTTCCGGTCTTCTTCGTGTGGGTGCTGTCCCTGCTGGGCGACCGCAAGGGCAAGAAGCAGCAGGCTGATGCAGCCGACGGACAAACTGCCCCTGCGGCAGCGGAGTAA
- a CDS encoding efflux transporter outer membrane subunit produces MNKQRTFQTLPLGALALALTLALGGCSLAPTLQTPEAPIPQQWAGNVPTAAASAAVDWQDFVTDPTVRKLVEQALHNNRDLRQTLLNIEVARAQYRIQRADRLPGLNAQAGGTRQRTPADLSAGGAASIGNTIQAGVGITSFELDLFGRVKSLSDAALQDYLATEEAGRAARLSLVAEVVQAYLTRDSAQRRLKLTQLTLAARERSLELIEQRRRNGASSAVDYQEALGLTEQARADFERNAREFSQATNALALLVGDHQAVAALPVAVATGPLVLQQLVPDMPAALLTRRPDILAAEHQLQARNANIGAARAAFFPSISLTGFFGSSSADLSRLFEGGQQAWSFAPQLTLPIFDGGRNRANLDVAKVRKDMAVAKYEATIQTAFREVADALAATDTLRREESARQALAASSTETMRLSEARYRAGVDSHLRYLDAQRSNYTNQVALIEVTTQRQTALVSLFRALGGSWSAAPKADAGNS; encoded by the coding sequence ATGAACAAGCAACGGACATTTCAAACCCTGCCCCTCGGGGCCCTGGCACTGGCGCTGACACTGGCCTTGGGAGGCTGCTCCCTGGCCCCGACCCTGCAGACGCCCGAAGCCCCCATTCCCCAGCAGTGGGCCGGCAACGTGCCCACCGCTGCAGCCAGCGCCGCCGTGGACTGGCAGGACTTTGTGACCGACCCCACGGTGCGCAAGCTGGTGGAGCAGGCGCTGCACAACAACCGTGATCTGCGGCAGACGCTGCTGAACATCGAGGTGGCGCGCGCCCAGTACCGCATCCAGCGGGCCGACCGCCTGCCGGGCCTGAACGCCCAGGCCGGCGGCACCCGCCAGCGCACCCCTGCCGATCTGTCGGCCGGCGGCGCGGCCAGCATCGGCAACACCATCCAGGCGGGTGTGGGCATCACCTCGTTCGAGCTGGACCTGTTTGGCCGCGTGAAAAGCCTGTCGGACGCGGCGTTGCAGGACTATCTGGCAACGGAAGAAGCCGGGCGCGCCGCCCGGCTCAGCCTGGTGGCCGAGGTGGTGCAGGCCTACCTGACCCGCGACAGCGCCCAGCGCCGGCTGAAGCTGACACAGCTGACGCTGGCGGCCCGGGAACGTTCGCTGGAGCTGATCGAACAGCGCCGCCGCAACGGTGCCTCCAGCGCGGTGGACTACCAGGAGGCCCTGGGCCTGACCGAGCAGGCCCGCGCCGACTTCGAGCGCAATGCGCGCGAATTCAGCCAGGCCACCAATGCGCTGGCACTGTTGGTGGGCGACCACCAGGCCGTCGCCGCGCTGCCGGTGGCGGTGGCCACCGGCCCGCTGGTGCTGCAGCAGCTGGTGCCGGACATGCCGGCCGCCCTGCTGACCCGCCGCCCGGACATTCTGGCTGCCGAACACCAGCTGCAGGCGCGCAACGCCAACATCGGCGCTGCGCGGGCGGCTTTCTTCCCCAGCATCTCGCTGACGGGCTTCTTCGGCAGCTCCAGCGCAGACCTGTCGCGCCTGTTTGAAGGCGGGCAGCAGGCATGGTCCTTTGCCCCGCAGCTGACCTTGCCCATCTTCGATGGCGGCCGCAACCGCGCCAACCTGGACGTCGCCAAGGTCCGCAAGGACATGGCGGTGGCCAAGTACGAAGCCACCATCCAGACGGCGTTCCGGGAAGTGGCCGATGCACTGGCCGCCACGGACACCTTGCGCCGGGAAGAATCTGCCCGCCAGGCCTTGGCCGCCAGCAGCACCGAAACCATGCGCCTGTCTGAGGCACGCTACCGCGCCGGCGTGGACAGCCACCTGCGCTACCTGGATGCGCAGCGCAGCAACTACACCAACCAGGTGGCGTTGATCGAGGTGACCACCCAGCGCCAGACGGCCCTGGTAAGCCTGTTCCGCGCCCTGGGCGGCAGCTGGTCAGCCGCCCCCAAGGCGGATGCCGGGAACAGCTGA
- a CDS encoding pentapeptide repeat-containing protein has translation MTDLLTLKGGPLDRADLQALQRTRSGKGIRLEGCELDDADLSGLDLSGVQFSECTFSGAQLEKADLSRTTWSRCRAAFAQFDMANLTEARFDGGDFNNASWTRARLAAATFSEVKLTGAKFYQVQSLGLTLQRCLLVNADLRGMSFRKLRLEGLNFAGADLGGCDFSQAVFAGGSLRDANLRNANFTSADVRDVELGKVQVGDLQHHFKGAIMSTDQAAAIVASLGVTVL, from the coding sequence ATGACCGATCTGCTGACACTGAAAGGCGGCCCGCTGGACCGCGCTGACCTGCAAGCGCTCCAGCGCACCCGCAGCGGCAAAGGCATTCGCCTGGAGGGCTGCGAATTGGACGATGCCGACCTGTCGGGCCTGGACCTGAGCGGGGTGCAGTTCAGCGAATGCACGTTTTCCGGGGCCCAACTTGAAAAGGCCGACCTCTCCCGCACCACCTGGAGCCGCTGCCGCGCAGCCTTTGCCCAGTTCGACATGGCCAACCTGACCGAAGCCCGGTTCGACGGGGGCGACTTCAACAACGCGTCGTGGACGCGCGCCCGCCTGGCGGCCGCCACGTTCAGCGAGGTCAAACTGACCGGTGCGAAGTTCTACCAGGTGCAGTCTCTGGGGTTGACCCTCCAACGCTGCCTGCTGGTGAATGCGGACTTGCGGGGCATGTCGTTTCGCAAGCTGCGCCTGGAAGGCCTGAACTTCGCGGGTGCCGACCTGGGCGGCTGCGACTTCTCCCAGGCCGTGTTTGCGGGCGGCAGCCTGCGGGATGCCAACCTCCGGAACGCCAACTTCACCTCGGCCGATGTGCGGGATGTGGAGCTTGGCAAGGTCCAGGTCGGGGACCTGCAGCATCACTTCAAAGGCGCCATCATGTCCACGGACCAGGCGGCGGCCATCGTCGCGTCTCTGGGCGTGACCGTGCTCTGA